A stretch of DNA from Catenulispora acidiphila DSM 44928:
CTGAACCCGCAGACCGGACCCTTCTACGTCGAGGGCGCCGAACCCGGCGACACGCTGGCCGTGCACTTCGTCTCCATCGAGCCGGCCCGGGACTGGGCCGCCTCGACCACCGTGCCGCTGTTCGGCGCGCTGACCTCCACCCACACCACCGCCACGCTCCAGCCGCCGCTGCCGGAGCGGGTCTGGATCTGGCAGCTGGACCGCGAGCGCCGGACCTGCCTGTTCCGCGCCCACGACAGCGACATCGAGGTCGAGCTCCCGATGGACCCGATGCACGGGACCGTCGGCGTCGCCCCGGCCAACCTCGAGGTCCGCTCAGCCCTGGTCCCCGACGCCCACGGCGGCAACATGGACACCCCCGAGATGCGCGCCGGCGTGACCTGCTACCTCGGCGTGAACGTCGAGGGCGCACTGTTCAGCCTCGGCGACGGCCACGCCCGCCAGGGCGAGGGCGAGACCTGCGGAGTGGCGGTCGAGACGGCGATGAACTCGGTGATCACCATCGAGCTGATCAAGGGCGTCCCCACCCCCTGGCCGCGCCTGGAGTCCGACACCCACATCATGACCGCCGGCTCCGCGCGACCGCTGGAGGACGCCTTCCGGATCGCCCAGCTCGACCTGGTGCAGTGGGTCGCGCGCGACTACGGGCTCAGCGAGCTGGACGCCTACCAGCTGGTGACGCAGGGGGTGGAGTCGCCGCTGGCGAACGTGTGCGACACGAACTACACGTCGGTCGCCAAGATGCGCAAGGCTTTCCTGCCTTCGGGCACGTCGGCGTACGGCGTGCACGAGACGCTGCGGTCGCGGGCGGCGGCTTATCTGGCGGGGTGATCCGGCTGTTCCAGCTGACACGCATCGGGGCGATCACGACAACGCTGCGCACACGTCGGTCACCTTGGTCTGATACAGAACCCTGACCTGCTTCGTCGCCGAGATCGAGATCACCGCGCCGCCGCTGAACACGTATTCGCCCTGCGCGTGGTAGGGGTCGCCGGGGTGGATGGTGACCCCGATGTTGTCCGGCACGTTCCACAGGCTCGACCCATCCGGGAGGTTGACGAGCGTGCCGGCACCGCTGAGGTCCTCGTCGACCGACGCACCGGTCGCCGCATTGGTGAACCGCGCGACCAGCGGCCCTCGGAAGTCGGTCCGCAGCGGGCTGCCGTCGGGATAGGTCGCGGAGATCCGCTGCTCGACGCCTTGGGTGAGGAAGTCGGTCTTCAGCTCGAAGGAGCAGACCGTGCCCACCGCCTGATCCCGGGGCTGGTACGTCACGGGCGTCCAGCCGCCGGTGGAGTCGGCGGGGGTCGATGATGTCGTTGCCAATGCCAATGCCGGAGTCGATGCCGAAGCCGCCGCCGGAAAAGCCGTGACCAGCACCCCGGCCGAGACCGCCAGCCCGATGATCTGCTTGCGCATGATGGTTATCCCTTCGTGTCGTCCGAATCCGCGTCCTGATAAGGCGCGCGACGCGTCTTCACTCTGGAATGCCTCACCCCCCGAGGCGATCGCTTCAGCCCACGCTGAAACGTGAGGACCAGATGCGGATCCACTTCACGCCCGACGACCTGCTGCACGTCCGCTTCGCCGAGGAACCGGCGCCGTTGCTGGAGCTGGCCTTGGCGCTCGCGTCCCTGCACCGCCCCGCCGCCGACCCCGTCTTCACCCGCTGGCGCCGGGAGGCCGCACGCGAGCTGCCGCAGCGGGCACGTCCGCTGCTGGACCTGATACCGCCGTGCGGACGCGGACCGCAGTTCCTGGATCCGCTGGTCCCCGACGTCGAGGACGCCCTCGAACGCGTCGCGGCGTCACCGGGAAGCCAGATACGCCGGGAGATGGCACGCGTCGCGGGCCTGGGACGCCCTCTGACGCCCTGGACCCGGCGCATCGCCACCCGAGACCCGCAGGCCTGGCACGAGCTCCTGACGGCCGTCCACACCGCGTATGACAGCATCCTGACGGAGCCCTGGCGCCGCCTGCGCGCCGGCTTCCACGCCGAGGTCGCCTGGCGCACCACCCGCTGGGGACGCCTCGGCCTCGGCGCAGCCCTGGAATCCCTAATGCCCGGCTCAAAACTCGACGGCCTCACCTGGCACCTGGCACCGCAAAAGGACATCGACTGCCACCTGGCCGGCCACGGCCTGACCCTCTACCCCACAGCGATGTGGAGCGGCCTCCCCCTGATCGCCACCAGCCCCGACGGCTCAAAACTGCTGGTCTACCCAGCCCTCACGCCCCTCCCCCTCCTCCCCGAACCACAGGACACTGACCCGCTGGGCACCCTCCTGGGACGCACCCGCGCACAAGTCCTGGAGGCACTGGCCGAGCAGCGGACAACAGGCAAACTCGCCCACGATCTCGGAATCAGCGCCGCCTCGGCATCCCAGCACGCGACCGCACTACGAGAGGCAGGCCTGGTGGCGACGCGGCGGGAGGGGAAAGCGGCGTGGCACGAGTGCACAGCTTTGGGGGCGGAGCTGTTGCGCACGGGAGTGCGGTAGCGCGTTTTGGCATGGCAGCCGAGCGCCAAGCTTTTGGTTTTGGTTGCCGAGCGCCAGGCTTCTGGTTTTGGTTGCCGAGCGCCAGGTCTCTGGTTTTGGTTGCCGAGCGCCAGGTCTCTGGTTTTGGTTGCCGAGCGCCAGGTCTCTGGTTTTGGTTGCCGAGCGCCAGGTCTCTGGTTTTGGTTGCCGAGCGCCAGGTCTCTGGTTTTGGTTGCCGAGCGCCAGGTCTCTGGTTTTGGTTGCCGAGCGCCAGGTCTCTGGTTCTGGTCCTGGCTCTGGCTCTGGCTCTGGTCTTGGTTCTGGTTCTGGCTCTGGTTCTGGCTCTGGTTCTGGTTCTGGTCTTGGTTCTGGTTCTGGTCTTGGTTCTGGTTCTGGTCTTGGTTCTGGTTCTGGTGTTGGTGTTGGTGTTGGTGTTGGTGTTGGTGTTGGTGTTGGTGTTGGTGTTGGTGTTGGTGTTGGTGTTGGTGTTGGTGTTGGTGTTGGTGTTGGTGTTGGTTCTGGTGTTGGTTCTGGTTTCTGGTTCTGGCTTCTGGCTCTGGTCCCCTAGCGCCAGCTCAGCCGGCGCCCGGCGGCAGCAGCGGCAGCCCTGCGGTCGGGCCATCCTCGATCAGCCGCCACAACCGCTCGGTGTCGACGTACTCCTCGACCGCGTCACCCAGCCGATCGAGCTGCTTCTCCCTCTCCGCCGCGAACGACACGTCCGGATCCGGCTCGAACCGCAGCCCGCACACCCGCGCCACCTCAGCCAGGTAAGCGCGCCGAAAACCATCGCTCTCCAGCGCCCCGTGCCAGATCGTCCCCCACACCGCCCCGTCCTGGCAGCCCTCCAGCGCCGCGCCCGAGGCGTCGGTGAACAGGCTCTCCCCGCCCTCGACCCGCACCTGCCCGTTGTGGATCTCATACCCTCCGACCGGCTCGCCGAGCCCGAAGCCCGTCGGGCGAGTCAGGGTCTTGACAGGGTCGAACACCGTCCGCACCGGCAGGAGCCCGAGCCCTGCGACAGTCCCGCGTCGCGACTCGACCTCGTCCTCGATCACCGTCCCGAGCATCTGATACCCGCCGCAGATCCCCAGGATCGGCCGCCCCTCCGCCGCACGCTTGGCCAACGCCGGCTCCAGCCCGCGCTCGCGCAGCCACGCCAGGTCTGCGACCGTCGACTTCGTCCCCGGCAGCACGACCAGATCCGCCGACTCCACCGCCGCCGCCGAAGCCGTGAACTCGACGTCCACGCCGGGCTCGATCGCCAGCGCGTCCACGTCCGTGAAGTTCGAGACGCGTGGGAAACGGACCACCGCGACCCGCAACCGCGCGCCGCCGTCCAGCGCACCATCCCGAGCGCCGGCCGCGTACGCCTCAATCGGCAGCGCGTCCTCGGCGTCCAGCCGAATCCCCGGCAACCACGGCACCACACCAAACACCGGCCGCCCCGTGAAGTCCTCGATCTGCCGCAACCCGGGCGTCAGCAGCGATGGATCACCACGGAACTTGTTGATGATGAACCCTGATACGAGCTTCTGGTCTGCCGCGTCCAACAGCGCCACAGTCCCGTGGAACGCCGCGAACACCCCGCCGCGGTCGATGTCGCCGACCACCACCACCGGCATCCCCAACGGCTGGGCCAGTCCCATGTTGACCAGGTCGCCGTCACGCAGGTTGATCTCGGTCGGGGACCCGGCGCCCTCGCAGATCACCACGTCGAAACGCGACTTCAAGTCCTGATACGACGCCAGCACCGCCTCGCGCAGCCGCGGTTTGAGCTCCTGGTACGACGTCGCCGACGCCTCGGCGAACACCTGCCCGAGCAATACGACCTGGCTCGTCCGATCGCTGCCGGGCTTGAGCAGCACCGGATTCATCGCCACTTCCGGCTCGACCCCGGCGGCCTGCGCCTGCATCACCTGCGCGCGCCCGATCTCCGCGCCGACGCCCGGTGTCGCGCCGGTCGCCCCATGCGCTGCGTTCGCCGCCCCCGCGACGCCGACCACCATCGAGTTGTTCGACATGTTCTGCGCCTTGAACGGCGCCACCCGCACCCCCTGCCGGGCCAGCCAGCGGCAGATCCCTGCGGTAATCAGGCTCTTTCCGGCATCGGAGGTGGTACCGGCGACGAGCAGCGAGCCCGTCCCGCCGCGCGAGTCGATCATCGGACCAGCTTAGCCGCCGCCTCGGCGAGCGCCGTGACGACCTCCGGATACTCCGCCCCGGTCCGCACCGCGATGAGGCTCACCCGCCGAGGCCAGTCCTCCTTCAGCGGCACCAGCACGACACCCTCTGGCATCAGCGGCGGGACCCCGAGCGTCGGCAGCAGCGTCACGCCGAAACCGTTGGCGATCAACGCCAACGCGGCGCTGAAGTCCGTCGCGCGGTAGCGTCCGCGCGGCTGGAATCCGGCGTCGGCGCAGATCGCGGTCACCTGGTCGTGGCAGGACAAGCCTTCGGCGGCCAGCACGAATGGCTCCTCGACCAGATCCGCCAGCCCGATCCGCTCCGCGGCGGCGAGCCGGTGGCCGGCGGGCACGGCGGCGACGTAGACCTCCTCCAGCAAAGGCAGGATCCTGATTCGTGGATCGCCCAGCAGCGGGCGGTTCGGCGCGGCCATCACGACGGCGACGTCGACCGTGCCGTCGATGAGGTGCGCGACCGACTCCTCGCTCTCGGTGTCGGCGATCTCGAAACGCCACTCCTCGTGCGCCTCGCGCAGCGCCTTCATCGCCGGGGCGATGACCGCCATCACCGCGGTCGGGAAGCCGGCGATCCGGACCGTCATCGGCGCCGGGGAGATGGCACGCAACTCAGACTGCGCACGCTCCAGTTGCGCGAAGACCGCGTCGGCGTGACCCACCAACACCCGCGCCGCCTCGGTGAGGACCACGTTGCGTCCCCGGCGTTCCAGCAGTTCGCAGCCGGTACTCTTGCTGAGCACGGCCAGCTGCTGCGACACGGCCGACGGCGTCAGGTACAACGCCTCGGCCGCCGCCGACACCGTGCCGTGGTCGGCCAGAGCACGCAGCGTCCGGAGTTGCCGCACATCAATCATTCAGCCCACCTTAACAATCCAAAGCAAAATCATTCGCTGGTGCTGAACGATACCCCGCCCGCACACTTTTTTCATGCGCAATCCCCGCCACATCGCCCTGGCGCTCGCGGTCGTCGTGATCTGGGGCGTGAACTTCGTCGCCATCGGCCACGCCCTGGAGGGCTTCCCGCCGATCCTGCTCGCCGCCCTCCGCTTCGCCCTCACCGGCACGGCGGCCCTGTTCTTCCCTCGCCCGAAGGAGGTCCGCTGGTACTGGATCGCCGGTATCAGTGCCTTCATGTTCTTCGGCCAGTACGTCCTGCTGTTCACCGCCATGGCGCACGGGATGCCCGACGGCCTGGCCTCCCTGGTGCTCCAGAGCCAGGCGCCGTTCACTGTGCTAGCCGCCGCGCTCCTGCTCGGTGAGAAGACCGGTCCGCGCCAGGTGGCCGGGATCGCCGCCGCCGTCGCCGGCCTAGTCGTCATCGGCGCCGGACGGGGCGGAAACGTCCCGCTCAGCTCGCTGCTGCTGGCCGTCGGCGCCGGGGCGTCCTGGGCGCTGGGCTCGATCTGCAACCGCAAGGCCGGTGCCACCAACGGCTTCGCGCTGATGGTCTGGGCGAGCCTGTACGCCGCTCCCCCGCTGTTCCTCACCTCGCTGCTGTCCGAGGGCCCGCACCGGATCGGCCACGCCTTCGCGCACCTGCACGCCGGTCCCGTCGTGGGCCTGCTCTACGTGGTGCTGCTGTCGACCTTCGTCGGCATGGGCGCCTGGGTCGTCCTGATCACCAAGTACCCGGCTTCGGCGGTCGCGCCGTACACCCTCGGCGTCCCGCCGGTCGGCATCCTCGCGGCGCTGATCGCCAACGGCGAGCGGATGACCGCGCTGGAGATCGCCGGCTCGCTGGTGGTACTCGGCGGGCTGGTGGCGATCGTCTGGCCGCGCCGGAGCGCGCGGGGCACGTCGGCGCGCCGGTTCCGCCGTCCCCGGATCGTGCCGGATCCGTCCGTGGCCGCCGCTACAGTCGAGGAGAGCACCCACGCCGCTGCCTAGAGCGCACGGCTCAGCACCCGGGAGAAGGACCCTTGGCCGCACCGACCACCGAGCCCCACGGCACCCTGTCGGTCGTCGAGGGCGTGCTGGAGCGGATCACCTTCGCCAACGAGGAGACCGGCTACACCGTCGCGCGCGTCGACACCGGCCACGGCGCCGCCGACCTGCTGACAGTGGTCGGCGCGCTGCTCGGCGCGCAGCCCGGCGAATCGCTGCGGATGCGCGGCCGCTGGGGCTCGCATCCGCAGTACGGCAAGCAGTTCATGGTCGACAACTACACGCAGGTCCTCCCGGCGACCGTCGCGGGCATCCAGAAGTACCTGGGCTCCGGACTCATCAAGGGCATCGGCCCGAAGACCGCCGAGAAGATCGTCGGCCACTTCGGCGTGGACACACTCACGGTCATCGACGAGACGCCGGCCCGCCTGATCGAGGTCCCGACCCTGGGACCGAAGCGCACCAAGCTCATCGCGGCAGCGTGGATCGAGCAGAAGGCCATCAAAGAGGTCATGGTCTTCCTGCAGTCGGTCGGGGTGACCACATCGATCTCGGTGCGGATCTACAAGGAGTACGGCGACGCCTCGATCGACGTCGTGAAACAGGAGCCTTACAAGCTCGCCTCGGACGTGTGGGGCATCGGCTTCAAGACCGCCGACGCGATCGCGGTGGCTGTCGGCATCCCGCACGACTCGCCGGAGCGCGTAAAGGCCGGCATCCAGTACGCGCTATCGCAGAGCTCTGACGCTGGTAACTGCTATCTGCCACGCGAGAAGCTCCTGGAGGAGTCTGTCAAAATCCTGACGGTCCCCACCGAGCTCACCTCCCACTGCCTTGATGAACTCATCGAGGCAGAGGGAGTCGTCGCCGAGGACATCCCGGATCCCGACGGCTACGACCCCGACGAGCCGATTCGCGCCATCTACCTCGTTCCCTTCCACCGCGCCGAAGCCTCGCTGGCCGCCCAGCTACGGCGCCTGCTGGAGGCGCCGGACGACCGCCTCGCCTCGTTCGCCACGGTCGACTGGGACAAGGCTCTGGGCTGGCTGAAGGACCGCACCGGCGCCGACCTCGCGCCGGAGCAGACCGCGGCGGTGCAGCAGGCGCTGACGGCGAAAGTCAGTGTCCTGACCGGCGGCCCGGGCTGCGGCAAGTCGTTCACGGTGCGCTCGATCGTGGAGTTGGCGCAGGCCAAGCGGGCGCGCGTGGTCCTGGCCGCCCCGACCGGCAAGGCAGCCAAGCGCCTGACCGAGCTGACCGGCGCCGAGGCGATGACCGTGCACCGCCTGCTGGAGCTCAAGCCAGGCGGGGACGCCGCGTACGACCGGGACCGGCCGCTGGAGGCCGACCTCGTGGTGGTGGACGAAGCCTCGATGCTGGACGTCCTGCTGGCGAACAAACTGGTCAAGGCCGTCGCCCCCGGCGCACACCTGTTGCTGGTCGGCGACGTGGACCAGCTCCCCTCCGTCGGCGCCGGCGAGGTGCTGCGCGATCTCCTAGCCGCGCCCCGAGTGCCCCGCGTACGCCTGACGCAAGTCTTCCGCCAGGCGCAACAGTCCGGCGTCGTGGTGAACGCGCACCGGATCAACTCGGGGAAACCGTTGGAGCTCAAGGGATTCGACGACTTCTTCCTGTTCGTCGAGGACGAGACCGAGGACGCCGCACGCGTCGCCGTCGAGCTGGCCACGACCCGCATCCCCAAACGCTTCGGCTTCGACCCCCGCCGCGACATCCAGGTTCTGACTCCCATGCACCGCGGCCCAGCCGGCGCCGGAACCCTCAATGGGCTCCTGCAAGAAACGCTGACCCCCTCCCAGCCCTCGCGCCCCGAGAAGCGCTTCGGCGGCCGCACCTTCCGCGTCGGCGACAAGGTCACGCAGATCCGCAACAACTACGACAAGGGAAAGAACGGCGTCTTCAACGGCACCGGCGGCGTCATCACCTCCATGCTCCTGGAGGAGCAGACCCTGGTGGTACACACCGACGAGGACGAAGAGGTGACGTATGAGTTCGCGGAGCTGGACGAGCTACAGCACGCCTACGCCATGACAGTGCACCGATCGCAGGGCTCTGAATACCCCGTAGTTGTGGTCCCCGTGACAATGAGCGCCTGGATGATGCTGCAACGAAACCTGCTCTACACGGCAGTCACGCGCGCGAAGAAGCTGGTGGTCCTGGTCGGCTCGAAACGCGCCCTGGCACAAGCGATCCGCACGATGTCCGCAGGCAAACGCTTCACCGGCCTGGACTACCGCCTGCGATGACAGACCTCATCCTGCACTTCGACAACAACAAGCCCCGCAAACTGAAGTACAACCTCGCCGAGGCGCACAAAGCCGGCGCCACAACCCTGCTCACCTTCGGCGGCGCCTACTCCAACCACATCCGCGCGGTAGCCGCAGCCGGCCGCACCGAAGGCTTCGCAACAATCGGCGTCATCCGCGGCGAGGAACACCTCCCCCTGAACGAATCCCTCGCCTACGCGGCATCCCAAGGCATGCACCTGACCTACATGGACCGCGAGTCCTACCGAACAAAGAACTCACCCACCACCCGCCGCGCCCTGCACAACACTTTCGGCGACTTCTTCCTCATCCCCGAAGGCGGCTCAAACCCCGCCGCAGTCCGCGGCTGCGCAGAACTCCCCGCCGAAATCCCCCACCCCTTCGACATCATCTGCTGCCCCGTCGGCACCGGCGGCACCCTGGCCGGCATCTCCGCCGGCCTCTCCCCCACCCAACGAGCCATCGGCTTCGCAGCCCTCAAAGGCGACTTCCTGAAAAAAGAAGTCGCCGACCTCCAACGCCAAACCTACGGCCACGCCCTCACCAACTGGCACATCGAAACCGACTACCACTTCGGCGGCTACGCAAAGATCCCCCCACACCTAGAAGCCTTCGCCGCAGCCTTCGGCACCACCCACGGCTTCGAAGTGGACCGCATCTACGTCGCAAAAATGCTCTACGGCATCACCCACATGATCGAAGCCAACGCCTTCGCCCCCACCACCCGCATCGTCGCCGTCATCACCACCGGCTGAGAGCCCGCCCACCGATGCGGCACGGCGGCACACCGGCACGACTACTGAGCCATCCGAGTGAGCCCCCGACAACCCCACACCCCACTTTCCACGTGCTCCAAATAGCAGCCACATGGAGGGCAGCCACCACCCCAGCTCCCGCCTCAGCCGCTGGCGCCGCCGGTGAAGTTCCAGCCGGCGAGGTGGAGGGCGGGGGCCATGGCTGAGTAGGCGCCGTATTTCGAGGCGAAGGCTGGGGCGTGGGTGCCTATGGCTAGGACGCGGCCTGGGGCTAGGGCTTCGGGGTAGGACTGGGTGAAGCGGAGGTTTTTGACTGGGTGGGTGATTTCGCCGTTTTCGATGAGCCAGACGCCGTTGCGGGTGAGGCCGGTCATCACGAGGCGGCGGGGGTCCAGGCAGCGGGTGTACCAGTGGTCGGTGACCAGGAGGCCTCGGTGGACCTTGGTGATCAGGCCTTGGACCGCGGAGTCCGCGGCGGGGCCGTCGACTTCGGTGGGGGTGAGGGTGACGGGGGGTTCGAGGCGGACGTTGATCGGTACGGCGCCGTCTGTCGCGCTGGAGGCGCTGGCGTGGCCGGTGCTGGTGGTGGCGGCTTCGCGGGCGGAGCGGCGGTCGTGGGCGACTGCTTGGGTCACGCCGTTGCGGACCAGGTGGAGGGGGTCGCGGGGGGTGCCTTCGGCGTCGAAGAGGGGACCGGCGGCCGGGCCTGAGAGGGGGTCGTCGATCAGGGTGACCAGGGGGTCGAACTGCTGGTCGCCGAGTTTGGCGAAGGACGTGCCCTCGGTGAGGGCCTTGCCGTTGAAGCCGTAGTCGGCCAGGACCCACAGGATGTCGCTGACCGCCGTGGGTTCCAGGACCACTTCGTACTCGCCGGGGTCGATCTCGATCGGGTTCTGCGAGGCGAGGGCCTTGGCGGCGGCGCGCGCGCCGAGTGCGGCGCCGTTCAGGTCGCTCATGCGGCGCGAGGCCTGGCGGGAGGCGCCGTCGGAGGTGGCGGTCTTGGCGATGCCGTCGATCGCGGCCTCGACGACCGTGCCGTGGACGGCCTGCCCCTCAGAGTTCGCATACGCCGTCACGACCAGCCGGTTGCGGTAGAACCCGGCCGCGGTGAGCCCAGCGGCGGTGACCTCGTCCACATACGCCTTCACCTGCTCGGCCCGCGCCTCGGGACCCGCGCCGCCGGTCGCGAGGTCCGGATCGGCCGATGGGATGGGGAGCGGCGCGCGGCCGGACAGTCCTGCCCAGCCCGGGTCCGCCGGCGACAGGCGTACCGCCGCGACCGTGCGCTCGACCAGGGCGGCCAGGCCTGCGTCGTCGGTGACGGTCGTGGTGTTCACGGCGGTGCGGCCGTCGGCGTGGATGCGCAGGGTCACCGTGTCGGTGTCGCTGGCGACGTTCTGGTGAATGTAGGAGTTGGCGAATCGGGTGAGCGCTAGGTGTTCGTGCTCGACCGTCACGTCCACGTCCGCCGAGCCGCCGGCGGCCGTGCGCGCGGCCTGCAGCACGCGCTCGGCGGTCTCGCTCCGCACCGCGGTGTCCGGGCTCATCCGCGCACCCCCACTCGCACGTTCTGGAAACGGGCCGGCGCCGCCGGATGGCCGGTGTGCCCGACCTGCCCGGGCTGCCCCTTGCCGCAGTTCGGCGTGCCCCAGGCGACGATCTCGTGGGAGAGCATGTCCATGCTCTGCCAGAACTTCGGGCCGATGCCGGTGTAGGTCGGGTTCTTCACCATGCGGCCGAGCTTGCCGTTCTTCACCTCGTAGCCGACCTCGCAGCCGAACTGGAAATTCAATCTCTTGTCATCGATCGACCATGACCGGTTCATGTCCATGAACACCCCGTCGTCGGTCGCGGCGATGATCTCCTCCAGCGTGTGCGGACCCGGCTCCAGACCGACGTTGGTCATGCGCACGATCGGCAGCCGCGACCAGTCCGTCGACCGCACGCTGCCGCCATAATCGAGCCCTGCGACAGCCGCGCTCTCCCGCCCGGACAGCACGCCGGTCCAGATGCCGTTGCGGACCGCATCGCGTTTGCCGGCCTTGGTTCCCTCGTCGTCGTAACCGAAGGAACCCAGCGCGCCGGGGTGGGTGGCGTCGATGACGATGTTCATCAGCTCGCTGCCATACTGCAGCGTGCCGAGCTGAGCCAGGTCCAGCCACGAGGTGCCGGCGTACGCCGCCTCCCAGCCCAGGATGCGGTCCAGTTCGATGGCGTGGCCGACGGATTCGTGGATCTGCAACGCCAACTGCTCGCCGCCGAGGATCAGCGCGGTCTGGCCCGACGGGCACTGCGGGGCACGCAGCAGCGCCTGGGCTTCGTCGGCGATCCGGGAGGCCTGCGCGGCCAGGTCGAGCTCGGTGACCAGCTCCCAGCCGCGGGTGCCATACTGGCCGCGCCGCGAGGGGTACGAGCGGACCTGGGTCTCGCGCTCGCCGACCGCGGTGGCCGAGATCCCGCCGCCGCATTCGCGGATGTGCTGGTCGATCCGGTGTCCCTCGGAGGAGACGAACCACTTGCGCGTGTCCCAGATCTGGTAGATGCCGGTCGCGATGTCAGCACCCTGCGAGCGCATCTCGGCGGTGGCCGCCGTCAGCAGATCGCCCTTGTCCGAGACGGGCACCTCGAGCGGATCCACCTCGCACTCGCTGGCCCAGCTGCCGACCTCCGGATCGGCCGGGATCATCGCCGCCGGGCCCGGGACCCGCGAGGAGGCCTTGGCGATCTCCACCGCCTGCCGTCCGGCCGCGCGGACCGAAGGCGCGTCCAGATGCGGCGTCGCGAAGAAACCCCAGCTGGACCCGACAAGCGCCCGCACCCCGATACCGACCGTCTCCCCCTGGTCCAGCGCCTCCACGGCACCGTTGCGGGCGGACATGGACTCGGTCCGGCGGTGCATGACGCGGGCGTCGGCGTAGCGGGCCCCCAGCGCGAGCGCGTGCTCCACGGCCTGATCGGCCGCGTCGAGGTAGCTGCTGCTCATGGGTCCGACCCTAACCCGCACCTTACCAAGACGTCGCGGCGAGCTGCTTCCAGCGGTCGATCAGCAGGTCGGTGGCGGTCCGGCCGCGCACGGCGACCCGCAGCCAGTCCGGGCCGAGGCCGGGGAAGGTGTCACCGCGGCGTACGGCGATGCCCTCGGCGCGCAGCTGGTCGCGGAGTCGCACGGCATTTGGCGCCCTGACCAGGACGAAGGGGGCACGTGAGGCTGCGGGGACGGTGACGCCGGGGATCTCGGTGAGGCGCGCCAGCAGGTGATCGCGGTCCTGGTCGGCCTGTTTGGCGAGGGCTTCGGCTTCGGCGATCGCGTCGGGGTCGCAGACCGCTCGCGCGGCGATGAGCGCCAGCGAGGAGACCGACCAGAGGGGTTGCGCCTCTATCAGAGCCCTGATGAGCGGCGCCGGACCGAGGACGTAGCCGACGCGCAGTCCCGCGAGTCCCCAGGTCTTTGTCAGGCTTCTGATGACGACGATATCCGAGTGTCCAGCAAGGGTTTCGGTCTCGCCGGGGATGCCGTCGATGAAGGCTTCGTCGACGACGACGGTGCGTCCGGGGCGGCGGAGACGTTCGATGGCCGCTGCCGGATGGAGAACCGAGGTCGGGTTCGTCGGGTTGCCGATCATCACGAGGTCGGGCTCGGTCGGGACCGCTTCCGGGTCGAGGGTGAAGTCGCCGGTGAGGATGTGGCGCTCGACGTCGTGACCGGCGGCGCGCAGGGCGGCTTCGGGTTCGGTGAACTGCGGGTGCACGACGAGCGCGCGCCGGGGTCGCAGGACCCTGGCAAGCAGGACGAACGCCTCCGCGGCGCCCGAGGTGAGCAGGACTTCGTCCGGCGCGCGGCCGTGGCGTTCGGCGACGGCTTCGGTGGCGGCGCGGGCGTCGGGGTAGGCGGCGAGCGT
This window harbors:
- the cobC gene encoding Rv2231c family pyridoxal phosphate-dependent protein CobC, which translates into the protein MDEDEDLRHHGDAELRDVAISHDFAVNVRLPEPPRWLRDRLAEGLATLAAYPDARAATEAVAERHGRAPDEVLLTSGAAEAFVLLARVLRPRRALVVHPQFTEPEAALRAAGHDVERHILTGDFTLDPEAVPTEPDLVMIGNPTNPTSVLHPAAAIERLRRPGRTVVVDEAFIDGIPGETETLAGHSDIVVIRSLTKTWGLAGLRVGYVLGPAPLIRALIEAQPLWSVSSLALIAARAVCDPDAIAEAEALAKQADQDRDHLLARLTEIPGVTVPAASRAPFVLVRAPNAVRLRDQLRAEGIAVRRGDTFPGLGPDWLRVAVRGRTATDLLIDRWKQLAATSW